The nucleotide sequence GTCCAGAACAAGTCTGGCCTCTTGCTGCATAGCCATGGAGCACCTCTCACCAAATTCTATTGAACATTTACGAGGATTAATATACTAACCAGTCATCTGAGCATGGCTAGCAATAAGTCCCTATAATTTGCTTGATGTGGGTTCACCTTCAAGAACAACATAGTGTCATCAGCAAAGAGAAGGCGGGAAATACCCAGAGATCTCCGACAGATTTTTAGTGGATCAAAAGCACATATTTCTGCATCCCATATGAGTAGCACGGACAAACCATCAGCCACCAATAAGAATAAGAACGAGGATAGGGGATCACTTTGCCGAAGCCCACACATCGGTGCAAACGGATCCAAGATGGCTCCATTGAATTTCATGGAGTATCTCAAAAAGATCGCATATGTCATTACCCGCAGTACGATTTGGTGAGCAAAGCCAAACTTTTCCATCGCCTGCCTTAAAAATTCCCAATCTGCACAGTCAAATGCTTTAGAAAAATCAAGTTTGTAAGCACAAAAGCTATTCCCTGAGTGTTGAAGAATCTTTAGTGATAAAATGGATCGAAGGTTTTATTGTAATTATGACTATAAGATAGTCTGAATTTGCAACGAACACATCAATTCCAGGTTATTATAAAACTTGAATTGTAATTATGACTATTAATACTTTGAGAGTGGTTGTTTGTGTGTGAGCTAGATTGAATATTTTCATCCCTTAATTGTTGGGTTAAATATAGGAGTCACACAATCATTTCTATATTTATAAGGCGTTGCATTGCACGTGCATGATTACTAGAGTCTATATGTTCCAAATATGGCTGTGAAAAAAGCATGTTCGTAAAAATTATTTGAAAGAAAGAAAACTTGTTTTCCCAGCAAACAACCAAACCCATGGGACCTTCTTCAACCCCAGGGCCTATTCCAATCAATAGAACTCAGTATTTTCAAATTAGAGTATTTACTTTATTAAACTAGAATGCTCCATTTTTATGTTCATATTATTAGCGACACTTTTTTGGGGGGCGAAGAGAGTAGGATACGACCGACCAAATTCAGAGTTTCGAATGGGGCTGGAAAGAGAGACTTTCGGGTGTGGAAACAGCGCCTGAAAAGGGGAGGCGGAATTGCGGACCTCCCCTCTGATTTCAAGGAGAAGGCGCCCACCggcaccgcaccgcaccgcaccggtTCCTCTCTGCGGCAGCAAACTCCTCCCATCCATCCCTCGTCCATCCTGGCTCAGGTTCGCACCGCCTCCACCCTCTCATCACCTCCTACCTACGCTTCGTCATTTTTGACTATATTTACTCCCCGGCGTGCGCCCATCGACCAAGGTAGCTGGGGTGATTCCGGTGTTGCTTTCCTCTCATGGCAGGCGCGAGAGGGTGGAGATGAGGAGGAAGGCGCTCGCACGGGGCTTCTCCGCCGACGGCGTCCTCCGCCGCAGCCGCCCGCTCCCAGCGCGCCGCCGGCCACCGAAGGGGACAATAATAGCACGAGCAAGGAAAAAAAGAAGGGCGAGATCACCAAGACCATCCGAGACAGGCTATCATCGTCTTTCTCTTCCCCCAGAAGCCGCCTCTCCTGCTGGACGAGCCATCCGATCCGGCGGAGCAGGAGGGGGAGCGGCACGGCCAGCGACGAACATGGCACGCCGGTGACGGCCAAGGCAATCAGGCCCCCCTCAAGGAAGGTGGTCGCGGCAGGGACCAGATCCCTGATCGAACGCAACGATTTCTACAGCCAAGAATGCAACACGCACAAGTAGGGAGCCTGCTTTTTTCTCTTCTCGGATGCTATCCCTGTTTTGGGTGTGAGACTAAAATTGTACCACGAGACATTGCCCCCTTTGGGAcgagatgtattttagttctagatatattcatttctgcgacgagtaatttggaacggagtgAGTACCAGTTTCCCCGGGTAATATACGTACCAATTCGAAGctttgtagtagtagtagtagtacaaaatTGTGCAATTTCATGAGTTCCAAACCATGAAACCATAGCCAGAATCCACGCCGTGTTGCTTGTATGTCTACTACCAGGCAGTATTATGCAGTCGTACACCAGTTTTAGTAACTCCCACCAAAGTGCCTCTCTGTCGAATCGAATCAGATGACAAAATTGGCACTGAGAGATGCTATGCAAGTGAGATCGATCCTTGGATCTTCATAATGGAAAACAGATTGTCTGGCAGGCAGGCTGAATCGAATCTTTCCACTAGACGGAAAGGTCTCACATATCGGACAGATGGGTGAGAAGTGATTCAGTGCTCCTCTCACAAGGCAATGCATATAAATAAAACCTGTGTAAAGCACAACAGGTGTCTAATCTGCAGCTACCACCTAAACACCAATTTAAATCATCACCGGGAAACTGCTTTCTGGTTGTCAAAGATTCAAGCTAAAGAACATAACTGTATCAGCAACAGTAATGGTGATTAAGACCAATTTCAATTACGTAAAGCATTCCACATATAACTAATGCTAGAACCAAGGAACACTAAACCATCTAGCACAAAACGGGCAGATGCCTGCCATTCTCCGTGCGGACTACTTGGACATTGCACTGCTACTTCCCTATGGAAGTTGCGTTGGTGCAGACTACATCATCCTCCAAATCTTTCGAGCCTCCTACGGCGGATCTCCTCGACTGAGAGCTCGTTGTTTCCATCGTCTTGGAGATGCCGTCTGCGGGAAAAGGCATGGTCCGGGTGCGGAGTGCTGCACATCTCACAGACATCTGTGTAACGCGAGTTGTCACAAGAACATGTTATGCATCTCCACCGCATACCTTGCCCAACCTCTTCTTGCGCCGGTGCAACATGGCGCCGGACACTGCTCCCCCGAATATGTGCTGCTGGCCTTAGAAGTTTCTTAGCAAATCTCGCCGGCTGACTCACGACGTCTGCAATGCCTGAAAACATAGGAACGAGACGTTCTGGACCGTGCCTCAGTAAAAGGTAGGCCAGGCCAGCAAGTATCCCACCAACATTGCAAATCAAGTGCGCCTCCGGATTGAAAGCATGGACGAGTACTAGTTCAAGCAATGTCGCATACTTTGCAGGAACGGTCACCCCATGCCAGACAACATCGCCTTCTCGGGCATTCAGCACAACATTCATGCCAAGCAGCACTCCACTAAATCCAGCAGAATACTGATAATACGCCATGTCGTTGCCGAGCGAAAGCAAGCCCTTAGACAAGAGCAGTGTGAAGCCCTGAGAAAGGCCAAGCAAGGAAACCACCATGCAAGCAAACTCGGGACTGCCCATTGATGTTTCAAGCTTTGCCCCCGTGCGCAAGAGAGAAGCCATGTTCATGAAGAAGTGACCTTCACTCAAGTGGTAGAAAGCTGA is from Triticum aestivum cultivar Chinese Spring chromosome 3A, IWGSC CS RefSeq v2.1, whole genome shotgun sequence and encodes:
- the LOC123061048 gene encoding uncharacterized protein translates to MLHFYVHIISDTFLGGEESRIRPTKFRVSNGAGKRDFRVWKQRLKRGGGIADLPSDFKEKAPTGTAPHRTGSSLRQQTPPIHPSSILAQAREGGDEEEGARTGLLRRRRPPPQPPAPSAPPATEGDNNSTSKEKKKGEITKTIRDRLSSSFSSPRSRLSCWTSHPIRRSRRGSGTASDEHGTPVTAKAIRPPSRKVVAAGTRSLIERNDFYSQECNTHK
- the LOC123061047 gene encoding rhomboid-like protein 14, mitochondrial; amino-acid sequence: MGIGMSSGRQYFAGRTLPLLAVQMLLQYGPADASRPPLTAALVAANALVYFRPGAVDTHLPRLRHVMFNPHLIIKFGDLRRFFLSAFYHLSEGHFFMNMASLLRTGAKLETSMGSPEFACMVVSLLGLSQGFTLLLSKGLLSLGNDMAYYQYSAGFSGVLLGMNVVLNAREGDVVWHGVTVPAKYATLLELVLVHAFNPEAHLICNVGGILAGLAYLLLRHGPERLVPMFSGIADVVSQPARFAKKLLRPAAHIRGSSVRRHVAPAQEEVGQGMRWRCITCSCDNSRYTDVCEMCSTPHPDHAFSRRRHLQDDGNNELSVEEIRRRRLERFGG